tCAACTGTTACAAAGTGGACGGAaactttgttattaatattttctGTTTAGTTTTTTGTGATTACAACGCATGACATGATATAGAGAGATTGTGGGGAAAATGGCTAATCCATACCCGCACCGTTAATTCTAGGAATATTCATACCTGCACTTCTGTAGCATGCTAAAACTTTCCCACACTGACTTAAATTTTGAATTACATACCTGCACTTTGCCCGTACAGGCAAATACATGCATTAACCTAACACTGTTTACATTTGCATTAACGGAGGATGACTCAGCAGCTTAGTTGGCATTATTTTGGCATCATCTCGAAACGTGGttatttttacatttgtatttgGTCTCTCGTAAAATTTATTTGGTCTTCTTCTCCCACATAACGAAGAATATCCAGAGACTAGGATTTCTTAATTCAAAGAGTATAACATCTGCTGCCTCAAAAGCCATGTCGCCGTCAGGATCTGGTATCTGTTTCACTTGATTTTTGATGTTCATATTAACGCAACTGGATTGGAAAAAGAGCTTGGGGAAATGAAGAAGCATAtcacaaaaatcaaataatacaaTCGaccacttttaaaaaaaaaaatttgggcaATCAcaattaggcctgggcatttcgggtatcggttcggttcggttcgggtattttggatttcgggtagttcggatagagGATCCATTGACTATTTGACctatttttggttcggttcggatagtttcgggttcggttcggtttggatagTAAGTGTAGGAACCGAAAAATACCCAGAAAAAtttggttctcatttggatccggttcggttcggatagtttaggtagtttggataatttggataaaatatcggttatttaaggtaaaatatcaaataattaggataatttagattaaaaatttggatatttctgattactttggatatttcggataaaactatccggatgGTTTCAGATACTTTCGGCTAGTTTGGATacttttttttgagcaaaagttcggatactttataataatttatttatcctcaactattttcagatacttttaatcgaattttaattaaaaatatatatttagttatgttatctatatatatataaagatgttgGTGACCCTCCTGTGATGCCACCTAGGATCCAGGTCAGAAAGTCGAGCGTCGACAGCGTGACACGTGTCCCATCTCACAACGCGCTGCGTTTCATTTACGATTGTTCATAATATATTTGGGCTTCATGTTTGGGTTTTCTGTTTACTCAGAAATTTGAACCCAAAAGTGATCTGTGGAtcctggtacatggttcaacacaTTGTTTCAATTAGGAATTCTGAAGACACTATCTTACGAATAAGTTAATGAAACTTTTGTGGCTGGTAGTGTGTCCgtctgaaaaaaaattatcataataaaACCAATAAAATTCTTAAGATATGGTCATCGCTTTTGATTACACTGATCacattacaaattttttttatcaaacgtTGTTTTCTCAAGTCTATCAATAGACTTAGATGTTTGATTATAAAATCTTTAGCAAGctgttgttacaaaaaaaaagccaaCTGCATAATagaaaaatgatataaatttttcaCTCCACTAACTTAACACTTAAACatagatataaaatatgttaactaaAAGAAGGTTCACGTCTATAGTCAataaatttttaagatttagttttctaaatatttaatcTATGAGTAGTGATATACTAAAACGATATTAGATGCACCACatgaattatattataataacttCCGATCCAACAATATAAAGAGTAAATTGAGTGTTAATTTAAACATagaacaataatatatatatataaatatatagtttcacattttattatattctaaaataaaaactttctttacagatatatatcatttaaaaaattgttagtATTTACCATcaaacaatatattatttaaaattataatatgttattcAACTATAACTTCATAGCAACAAAAAATTCCACGTGACTCAATCATATGATTCATATACAACAAATGCGTTTCAATAGCAACACACAAACATAATACAACCCTCCTAAACCATAACATCTAAACGTTTCAATATAGTGACAATATTAAATCCAACACATCAGAAATCTAAGTACATAAATACatcaaaatacaatatataaactacatttctttaaaaaaaacaccaTAAACGCAAAACCACTCTTCTAGAGTCATTAgttaaaaaaagacaaaaaaccCCGAAAAAGTCTATGTACCATATGCATAAACaaccatatatttaaaatctcaaaaccaacaaaacaaattatcatAACACAAATATACAAATCCCGCTCGTAGGGCGGGTCGATCctagtatgtatatataattaatatttttatatattcgggtacccgttcggtttttggttcggttccggttgggttcggttatttcggatataaaaatataggaaccgttcggatatttgagggtattggtccggttccgatttcgggtatttcggttcggtttcggttcggttattcggttccggttattttgctCATGCCTAATCATTATCATAACCTAATTTTTTTCTGGGTAATCTGTAACCCAGACTTCGAACGTCGATTTTGGACAGAGATTTGGTTATTTTCAGAGAAAAATTCGACCTTATTCCGTTTAATTAGTTTTGTCGtcaataaagaaagaaaaataagaatttGAGGAAGGTTAGATATTTACGTGGGTCCAGCAACGTTTCTAAGCTGCTGAGTCACCCTCCGTTAACGACGATGTAACCGGTGTTAGGTTAATGCATGTATTTGCCTGTTCGCTCAAAATGCAGGTATGTAATTCAAATTTTAACTCAGTATGGGAAGGTTTTTTGCACGTTACAAAAGTACAGGTATGAATATTCCTAGAACTAACAGTGCGGGTACGGATTAGCCATTTTCCCGAGAGATTGTGTGCTAGGTAGAGGCAAATACGTCACAGCTCATCATGTGACATCACACAATGTTAAGGTATCAAAACGGTTGAATAGCTGGACGTCCTTAGCCGAAGAGGTCGTAGAAGACTGCCTTTTGACTCCACTTGTGTTGATCCTTTGTTACCGTTAGAGGAGAGAGCAATGGGCTGAGATTGTTGAGACGTAGAGGGCTGAGCTTTGGTGGATAACAAAGCCTTGTTCGGCTTAGGAGTGTTCTGGCTTATACACCCCCTCAAACTTGTGGCGGGAGGCTCCACTACACCAAGTTTGTCACGCAAGGCACATAAGAGTTGTTGTGCCAAGAACTTAGTGAATATGTCTGCCCGTTGCTGAGTCGCATGTATCTGATGAATCATCAAAGCACCTAGATCAACTCTCTCTGAAAGTCGGTATCAAAATGTTGGGTTAGGTAGACAACTAACAAGTTATCACAAAACAATTCAGGAGTGTGAGGAAGAGAAATACCCATTTCACCAAGCAATGAAGCCAACCACTTGAGTTCTGTTTTGGTAATCGACAGAGTACAGTAATCTACTTCGGTAGAAGACCTTGAGAGTGTAGGATGTATTTTAGGAGACCaagatatgatgttagaccCAAAGAACGTACAAACACCGCCAGTAGAATGTTATGTCTCTGGTATAAACCAGAAAACttcaaaaccaaatcaaaatccaTAGATGAAAATTATGTACAATAAAACATCGCAACTCAGTGATTCATGAAAACAgttgtaataaaataataaaaaatataaaattaaacaaaattagttttttggTATCCCGCGTACAGACATAAATGAATCACCTAGTATATacagtatatattaaaatttgagcTAAGAAAAAACTGGGCATGCCATTAATAAAAATCTGGTACTCATTACCTGTGGTAAAACATGCATTAGCTTAATAATATTTGGGAGTGATTCATCAAGaattgaattttaaaagaagtatttataataaaatctacATGAATGATAAACTGATTTGTTTAGTTAGTGTAACCAAGGTTCTCTCTCTACTTTTAGAGAGAGATTTATTTCTCGATAACCTATGTTGACAGACATATATCTTTCACAGAGGATCAGGATTATCTTTTTTGTTGTAATATATTTCGATCTTTGATAGGATAGTCACTGATCAATAATGATCAATAAGTTAGGTTCGGTTTGTCTTGGGCCTGGGTTCTTAAAATATGTATTGGTGGGACTGGATTCTCAAGTTTGCCATGTAAATACTTTTCCATAATGGAAATTTAGTTAGACAAAAATATGATTCGTTTagtttaatttcaaaaaaaatataaaaaaatacatgagatttatatatttagaagAAAAGGGAGAAAGGAGGTGTATTTTTACACAAACcacaaaaccaaaaagaaaactataaaatcaACTTATACTATCTGCCAGCCAGCATTGAGAATTGTTAATGGGCCGAAATTGAGAGTGAGGGCTTATTGAACTGgtgatttgagaaaattttattatatataaaatcaaaggaatttaaaaaaaaacttgggaTTTAAGCACAACTTAGAAAGGATTTTAAGAGTTTTCGGAAATAAAATCAATAACTTTATTCTTTTTCCTACAAATTAATACAGAGACTTGGTCCCGTCGTGTTGCAGCCAGTAAAGACAgacattttccaaaaaaaaaaaacaatagattCAACCATTAATCTCAACCCAGAAACTTTAGCAAGCATCAAATTGGCTGACGATTGAATAAAGAACATGCCATGTTTTTTCATGTAGATCAGCTTTGTTACCAACCAAAGCCATAAACATATCTAGAGCTCCATGCTTTTGCAGTTCCTGTTAGATTTAAAGGGAAAAATCCAATGATTCAGTCATTTAAATCATATGGGTCGAGGAAATCAAATAGTTGTATGCTCTACTACCGCTAGATAGGACTTTCTGCAAGTCTGTTTCCAGGCTTTAGTTCAGAAGCTATTGCATGAATCCCCAAATATAACAGCAAGACCAGTGGCGGATCTAGAATACATTTTTATCCGGGGCAAAGATGAAAACTATTAGCAGAAAATAATATGTGAGCAGGGGCGTaacaaatttttgtaaaaaaattacacTGAATTTGAAAATTTCATCGGGGGCAACTGCCTCTCTCTTACTTCATGTGGCTCCGCCACTGAGCAAGACCATAGATGATTAAAAACCTGAACTTCCTTAGCTATTAAAAGAAAGAATCATAGCAACAAGTCAGTCTCAACATTCGTAAACAAAAGCTTAAACTAAACACAAAGCTCACACCTTTACGCGTTAGCATCTGCTGGAGCTGCTGTATGATTCCAACAAACATCACCAGCATAAACACCGTTTTTGTTGGattcaaacacacataaaacacacatcatcttcatgaatcaGCAAAACCCATTTGGTTTCTCCAATTCTTCAGACAGAATCCCTAACTTTTGTGAAGATTATAATTCAACCCAAGGTGTCGCCTTTTCTGAAATTGGCCTCGAGAGTATTGCGAATAAGTTCTTCCCGTTTATAATCAAGCACTAATGATCAATTCAACAAAATCGAGAAGtaggaaagaagaagaaaaggaaagaacTTGCTTGGAAGAGAAGCAGTACATCCCATAGCTATAGAGCAGAGAGATCGTATCTGGACGTTGATGGCATCAAATTTACATAAACCGTATCCATGAAAAGCAAGTAATCTATTTAGCAAAAATCTGTCATATCAGATAGGAGTCATAGGAGGAATCCATTTCTCATAATTTTCAATTGGTttgatcactttttttttttaaacgaagaCGATGCAAtcctcatttttattttgaaataacatCTCTAGGTGGTATTTTTCTCTCACTGAATTTTAACAACGAATCATTTTTcggataatccaagataaattttgataaatactgGCGTGAAATTCTAATTTTTCAATAAGGGGAGATTTAGTGGGATTTATACAAATGATAAGTCCAATAACCATGgatttataaaaacttttataaataccaAATACAATAAGGAGAGATTTGGTAAAAAACTGGTTTTTCTCAAATCACCAGCTCAATAAGCCCCACATTTTAGGGTTTTGGGGATTGCgaaggaaaaaacaaaaatgaactTGCGCCGTGTTCTCGTTGCTCAACTATGGAAGATGGCCTGTTCAACAGTAGCTGGTCCTCCGTCGGTTGTCGTGGAGACCACTTTTGCTAGGTGAATAATGTACTTACGGCCTCGCAGCTGGACTGGAAGGACACGGAGAAGAGGAAGATGTTCTTGAAACTGCGGCATCTTGAAAGGACGGGACTCACAGTAGAAGAAACACTAAATAAGTTTATGAGCGATGATGAGCACAAGAAGAGGAGTATCTTTGTCGTTACCAAAACAGATCTCTACAGCTGGGCTAAGCTTCTCCACAAGGAATGCAAACATCACCGTGCCGTCGAGGTAATGTCTGATCTATTTCAAATGTCTTTTCTTTGATTAAATTAGTAATTGTTTTATCCTCGTAGATCTTTGAGTGGATGGAGAGCAAGAATATGTCATTGACGGGATACAAGCTTGCTTTTTTTATTGAACTCATTGCCAAAACCAAAGGCTTGAAGGCTGCTTATAGCCACTTCCGCAAAATTGAACCAACCCTCAACGACATGGATATTCGAAATTGGAATATGAATCGGTAGAAAAGTCTCCTTTGGGTTTAAAGTTTCTTTCGCACCGTTACATGACTCCAGTTCCTGCTCATCTTCGCAAGTGATGGATGATCGTAAGTATCGTTTGGTTTGGTATCTTTTAATAAGCAAACGATGCAGACTTATGTTCTCTTTTACTTAAGAATTGTTGCTTCGTTTTATGGAAACTTTAAAATCTTAGTTCTTTGTATCTCCGAGACAATCTctctgttttaaattttataaatgctGAAATCATTAAAAGGAGTATTTCTTTCCACTGAAGAGTTCTCGTGAACATAGCATAAACGTTGTACTCTCTCTTGTCCTTGCTGCTAGAGTTTCTGTTACTCATCTTCAATAGCATTGTGGGAATATTTCATCCATGAAATATAATGTTCATCATCTTTGATGGTCCTTCTACAAGCCAATTCTCTTGGCTACACTAAAATCTGTTTCAAGTTTATATGTAATCAAGTGTTTATTGGAGCAATCAACTCGAAGAGCTTCTATTCTCGTGTTTTTTTCGTTTTCCCTTACTTCCGGAGCTTTAACCTTTTGAGCATACTGTGtcttattcaatttttttttttttgggccaTTTAAGACTGAACCTTTTAATTTAGTATttgatatatagaaaaaaaaagatttgattgACTTAAGTTCAAAACTATTACTGTAATTCGAAAGCGAAGAGATTAATCTATATTATGAATATACAATAGTTTATAAGCAATTTCAATGttggaacaaaataaaaattcaattcgaacaaaaaatgaaaatcaaaattaggtctattataaatataaatgaataaaatataaggAATAGTAAGGATTAGAGTCTAATCGACACTATGGATAgactttattttcatttcaaattGGATTATATGAATTCCACTTCGTTCTTCCCTTTTCTAACACTTTAAAGTTTACACGCATtggttgaccaaaaaaaaaaaaagtttacacgCCTTGAATTTCTCCATCATTATAGTAGGTCCAATAACAACTACGGGTGTTAAATAAGAATTAGTAACACACTATAAAAATGATCCAATGGAACATGATTTTAACTATTTGATATGAATGAAATCTACGATCTCTAGTCTATCTACTGAAAAGTgttttagtttagattttataaatgtatCAAAACTTACTAATccttatattttattcattttatacaAATAAGATTTCTTGCTCATTAGAAAGCGGTTTTATAAAAGGCACGTTGATGAGAAACACAATATTGTCGACTTATCCTATGCTAATCAAAATCTGAAGTTAATGTGTTAATAAGGGTAAAACAGTTTTATATATACAGtaaaacctttataaattaatactcgataaattaataatctctataaattaataaattttgtcggTTCCAACTTGGGTTGgtgtaaaatatgacacaaatcaataaaataataagataataatatttttaaaactttcatgtaaatatatagtctcattaaaataataaattaataatatatccctatatatattttatataagtacaagctaaacattatattgttagttttatattcacaatgaaaatacttttatttttcttaatattttaatttatttttaataatatttattaaaattatatcgaAAACCGCGTAACAATTCTATGAAACATAACAATATACatcaaataagataataaaataatatgaaagtcaattttctaaaatttaaataatttatatacggtaaaatcaaatattttcttattttattaataaaaatatttaaaaatataaaatatctaaaaaagaaacttttgtaaattaatatctctataaattaataaaattttaaagtcccGGATgttctactatatatatactcagGTTTTTGTAAACCAAAAACGTGTAGTTAGTTTAATGATTTTTAGTGCACAGTACAATAATAATCTGTTGGTCAACATAATATACAAATGACTATTTTAGGAAATTGCTAGTTTGTAGGATATTCTATTGGATTCTTCGTAAGTTTATTATTTTGCATATATTGCATAATGTTAAGTGATTTACTAATgaactaggtgattttcccaTGATTATACACgggtataattatttataaagtaaatatagtatttcaaagggcgggtatatttatgtttttgttttttattatttcaagaATAACTTAGTGGAAAATATAATTAACTCtgaaaccaaaaatcaaaaacgaatcaaagactgaACGAgtatccaaatttttaaaataaatattcaagtTAGGTATAGGTAGAAATAATAGGAACCTGAAAAAATTTGGTCCAACTTAGACTATTTGtaagtaaataaaattgtttctattttaatagtattgattaattATTAAACCGATTAAACTCAAGTGGTAAGTCAATTATGTATTATTGAAAAGTGTAGATTTTAATGCTAGGTTGAAATATTAttagatgaaaaaataaaacatgattttgtaTTAACACATAACCTTAGTCAAAAGAAAGTAGTCTGACCTAATATGTAAACcgtagattttgttttttaacgtccGAAGAATAGTTCGGTACAATGTAACACATGATGAAAGAGACCCTACCTGCGGAAAAATAAAAACAGCGCAAAAAGACAACGACACAATCTTAAAGGAAAGATGCAATAGTCTTGTCTAAACGCTTTCTTGACGGAGACGGTTGTGAAGCCATGCCGGTCCTCCCATGGTTAAGTATGATATATGTATTCTCTTTGCTTATATTATTATATCAAAAGTTAATATCAAAATATGATCATCATTTATTCTATTTGCCTATGTTATTAACATATATCAACCGGAGGTGGGTTCCTAAAATTCTGGGATTCAAGCGGAGGTtggaaaatatgtaaattagtAAAATGTAGTTATGGTTAcataattagttttatattttcaaataggtCTAATAGTAAGCAAAGTAATATTCCAAGTAGTTGTAGGTGTAATTGTTAAGAGtgattctgttttaataaaatagattttagggttttggggattgtgaaggaaaaaaaaaatgaacttgCGCCGTGTTCTCGTTGCTCAACTATGGAAGAGGGCCTGTTCAACAGTAGCTGGTCCGCCGTCGGTTGTCGTTGAGACCCCTGTTGCGCTAGGTCAAGGAAAATGGTTGATGTACTTGCGGCGTCGAAGCTGGAGTGGAAGGAGACGGAGAAGAGGATGATGTTCTTGAATCTTCTGCATCTTGAAAGGACGGGACTCACAGTAGAAGAAACACTGAATCAGTTCATGAGCgatgatgagaagaagaagaggagattTTCCTTCGTCGTTACCAAAACAGATCTCTACAGCTGGGCTAAGCTTCTTCTCCACAAGGACTGCAAACATCAGCGTGCCCTCGAGGTAATGTCTgatctatatttaaaaaaaaaattaattattgcaTGTTTTATTCTCGTAGGTCTTTGAGTGGATGGAGAGCAATAATATGTCATTGACGGGCTACAAGCTTGCTTTTTATATTGAACTCATTGCCAAGACCAAAGGCTTGAAAGCTGCTTATAACCACTTCCGCAAAATTGATCCATACGTCAACGACATGGATACTAAATCCAAAAATATGCCTGCCTTCTCGTTGCTTTCGAGATTGGGAGCTGAATCGGTGGAAAAGTCTCGTTTGGGTTTAAAGTTGCTTTCACACAGTCATCTGAATCCAGATGCTGCTGATCTTTTGataacacatttctaagtttatgtcacaaaaatagctctcaaaaactaaaatgaccaaaatagcattttatcttttgaaaaatttaaatttttttttattcttcaaaatttgaaatattatccctaaaccccactccccaactttaaaccctaaaacctaaactctaaaccccaaactctaaaccctaaactctaaatcctaaaccctaaactctaaatcctaaaccccaccccttaactctaaaccctaaaccctaaaccccacccctaaactctaaaccctaaaccctaaaccctaaaccctaaatcctaaacccaactccttaactctaaaccttaatgtctaaattaatttaccgttggggtataagtgtatatttatctcttttgataaaacattaagtgttattttggccatttttattcttaaaaactatatttgtgacaaaaacttttttagtgctatcatAGTCATTTTCTCTTTCATAAATGCTGAAACCATTaattggagatttttttttttttttttttttttttttttttggtaactctggtatctgggcagccacattcTCAACTATCCCCCGTAgggggtccagcgccccaacggaagggatgttaaatccgttgtggccaAAAAACCCGGGTGGCGGGCAGTACAGCTgtacctcctttaccaccaagccACGAGCGCTTGGTTTAATTGGAGTATTTAATTCCACTAAAGAGTTCTCGTGAACATACCACAAACTTTGTACCTATGGTgaagtatgtgtgtgtgtgaccATTATACAGACAAAATCTGAAATATGCAAGTGCGAAAATTCACAAAACATAGTTGCTTGTGGTTCTTCTCCTGGTAAAAACCAAACTCTGCCTTACGTAAAGTTGCCAGAGTACGATTAACCTCGGAATTTGAAATCACTGCttatatacaaatagttataCATCCATTACACTGCATTCTCTAGAGACCAACTGAAGAAGGTTTACGTGCAACACAAGATCCGAGAGATGAGGAAGGAAGTTTGTGATTTGCTATGCAATGGAGCCGCCGTTTACGTGGCGGGATCGTCCACGAAAATGCCTTGTGATGTGATGTCGGCTTTGGAGGAGATTGTGATGGAGGAGACCGGAGGATCAAAGGAAATGGCTTCACGGTGGCTCAAGGCTTTGGAGAAAGCTGGGAGATACAGTGTCGAAGCTTGGTCTTAATCCCAACTTCCTCCATATCATGTAATGTTTGATTACTAGTTATAAGAATCATTGGATTgttatttaaattgattttatatcCACATTGAACGGTTCAAGTGAAGATAATTTGTTTGATTGTATGCATTTAGAACTTATGTAtaacttaattttaattttttatataatgaatggtttttaccttttttcatttttcttttttggtaaaaatgttaaaattttataccaTTTTCAGTTTTTTACAGAATTTACAAAGAGACACTAGTAGctgagaaaggaaaaaaaaaatctaaacaacacagggaagaagaagaaaaatcaaCATCAAGAGACCTAAAGAACAATCAAACAATCTTAACTCATAGAACTAAGAAGCATAGCAGAAGTTAAAGGTTGACCAAATGAATGCATTGCCAAATGGAGATGACACTTGATGAAATATGAGACCACTCTGCAACAGAAATTGGCTTGCCTGCTAACGCTGCTCCAAATGATTGATGCCATCTCTGGATAGCTTTGCAAACCTCAGTCGAAGAAACTCAATCCTCCAACCACCACCAGCAGTAGAAAATTGAGTTTCAAGAACTCCTACCACTACTTTTACCAAAAAGCTCTAGTTGCGCCCACTGGGAAGTTCCACCTAAATCTCCAAAAGTTACCATTATTCGGTTCGGCTTCAGAACTAATGCGAACCATACCGTAAACCGGGTGCAGTGAGAGCCACATTCTGATGTTGTTCTTCCAAACCTACAATTAGACTATGGATAAGCCCACCATTGTGAACCAAAAGATTCAACACTGGTGCTGGGATGACATATCCAAACATGAGGTTCCCTCGACGAACTGTCCCTCCCATGACCCACAAGAGGTTAAGAAACGCCGCCTCACGCTAAGCACGAGAACCGGAACTAGTTCCAAGAGCAACGCCAAAGCTACGCCAACGTGGGAGAGCCGGTGAGCAACTCCGACGAACCGGAAAGGAAGACCCTCCAAAAATAAACAACCGATGCAAAACGAACACCAAAAGCGACGAAGACCGAGAGTGACAAGTTGGAGCAACCGCCGGAGGAGACCAAGAACAGGTCATAGACGGCCCGCCTCAACTACGAGAACGGCAGCGGTACACGAACAACACAGCAGCTGTAGCTACTACACAGCAGCCAACACAACCACGAGCTCGTCTCCGGAGAATCTCTGAAGCCCAACAGAACCGGAGAAGGTAGGAGGTCTCACCTACTCGACGCCAAGAAAACGAAACCACCTACGCCAGAAAACTCCTCACCAACCTGAAGCAAGACACCAAGCCACCGAATCTAGAGAGGAGACATCCACACACGACCACACGCTCCCACCGCCACAGAGGAAACAGATTTAGAAATTGATAACCTAGATCTACTCCACTCCGCAACCCAAAATCCGACTTCACCGCCAGTATACCCAAGTACCAACCTCGTCTCGACACCACCACTCCGCCAAGAGATACCTGAAGGTCACTCACCGAGGTAGAGATTCCTCCGTTTCTGCTCAGCTTCATCACAACAGGGCCAGAAACATATCAGCAGGGAAGGATGGACCAGTGAGGAAGCAAGAgatagaaaggaaaaaaaaaaaaagacgccTCCGGCTGCGGAGAACCACCAGAGCAACCGGAGGAAAGacgagctttttttttttgagagagagtttggagagagaaaaaggagttttttaaaagcaataaaaaaacttcacctttttttcattttaactaGGGTTTGTTTGAATAAATCATTCACCGAATAATACATGATTtcaatatgtatttttaactagGGTTATCAACTTATGTTTTAGATGCTGAGCCT
This region of Brassica napus cultivar Da-Ae chromosome C5, Da-Ae, whole genome shotgun sequence genomic DNA includes:
- the LOC111206587 gene encoding NADPH-dependent diflavin oxidoreductase 1-like, with translation MRKEVCDLLCNGAAVYVAGSSTKMPCDVMSALEEIVMEETGGSKEMASRWLKALEKAGRYSVEAWS